A region from the Pirellulales bacterium genome encodes:
- a CDS encoding phage tail sheath subtilisin-like domain-containing protein → MPTTPSYPGVYIEEIPSGVRTIVGVATSITAFVGRARRGPTDEPTMIHNFGEFERQFGGLWSESKLGFAVRDFFLNGGSDALIVRLFNPKDPQLKPQATKGAELVAAAAENEANRTGDTPPTAASVIAKAKDAIPDTAGVAHDAGQQVYEAIKNNTTEPDAKKVAAVARNAVGPAVTSALDTAYTKTHAVIQGKAAGVVKWTMEAKYPGQWGNKLRVRVDDLVAPAAAEQLKVTKEDLFNLEIRDTESGAVERFRNLTVVESPRRVDRVLKAESNLIQMECPTTVPEKHAPYSEADRKKPLSELLEMEEYWARSDGSAGDGGPLDEATILADLDAKSGLYALEKADLFNLLCIPPFNVTQDSVTRIEQELKPKASFHDAVAKYCLDRRALYLIDAPDDWADKSTVVKDVGSSSSTIGAPHRNAAVFFPRLRQPNPLRENQAESFVPCGTVAGVFARTDAQRGVWKAPAGLDASILGAVGLTVNLTDAENGELNPLGVNCLRTMPGAGRVIWGSRTRVGDDRLASEWKYIPIRRTTLFIEESLYRGTQWVVFEPNDEPLWAQIRLNVGAFMHRLFRQGAFQGRTPREAYFVKCDNETNPQTDINLGIVNIHVGFAPLRPAEFVIIKIQQMAGQIETG, encoded by the coding sequence ATGCCGACCACCCCGAGCTATCCCGGCGTCTACATCGAAGAGATTCCTAGTGGCGTGCGCACGATCGTGGGTGTCGCGACATCGATCACCGCCTTTGTCGGCCGCGCCCGTCGCGGGCCAACCGACGAGCCGACGATGATCCACAACTTCGGTGAGTTCGAGCGACAATTCGGTGGACTGTGGAGCGAAAGCAAGCTGGGATTCGCGGTACGGGATTTCTTTCTGAACGGTGGGTCGGACGCGCTGATCGTGCGGTTGTTTAACCCCAAGGACCCCCAACTCAAGCCGCAGGCCACCAAAGGAGCTGAGCTCGTTGCGGCAGCCGCCGAGAATGAAGCCAATCGCACAGGCGACACTCCACCCACCGCAGCTTCGGTCATTGCAAAAGCGAAAGACGCGATTCCCGATACAGCCGGCGTCGCGCACGACGCCGGCCAGCAAGTGTATGAAGCCATCAAGAACAACACTACGGAACCCGACGCCAAGAAAGTCGCCGCAGTGGCAAGAAACGCCGTAGGACCCGCCGTCACGAGCGCCTTGGACACAGCGTATACGAAGACGCATGCGGTGATTCAGGGAAAAGCTGCCGGCGTCGTAAAGTGGACCATGGAGGCGAAGTATCCGGGACAATGGGGCAACAAGTTGCGAGTGCGAGTCGACGATCTCGTCGCTCCGGCAGCGGCTGAACAGCTCAAGGTGACAAAAGAGGACTTGTTCAACCTCGAGATCCGGGACACAGAATCCGGTGCGGTTGAACGATTTCGGAACCTAACCGTTGTGGAAAGCCCTCGCCGAGTGGATCGTGTTTTGAAGGCCGAGTCGAACCTGATTCAGATGGAATGCCCGACAACCGTTCCCGAAAAGCACGCTCCGTATTCAGAGGCAGACCGCAAGAAACCCCTGTCCGAACTTCTTGAAATGGAAGAATACTGGGCCAGAAGTGATGGGTCGGCGGGTGATGGAGGACCGCTGGATGAGGCGACGATTCTCGCCGACCTCGACGCGAAATCAGGGCTGTACGCGCTGGAAAAGGCCGATCTGTTCAACCTGCTCTGCATTCCACCGTTTAACGTGACACAAGACAGTGTCACAAGGATCGAGCAAGAGCTTAAGCCCAAGGCTAGTTTTCATGATGCGGTTGCCAAGTACTGCCTGGATCGACGAGCCCTGTACTTAATTGACGCGCCGGACGACTGGGCGGATAAATCGACGGTAGTCAAAGATGTCGGCTCCTCATCCAGCACGATCGGTGCTCCTCACAGGAATGCTGCCGTTTTCTTCCCTCGACTGAGGCAGCCGAATCCGCTTCGCGAGAATCAGGCCGAAAGTTTCGTGCCCTGCGGCACGGTGGCTGGCGTTTTTGCTCGCACCGACGCCCAGCGCGGAGTTTGGAAGGCGCCGGCGGGATTGGATGCCTCGATACTCGGCGCTGTTGGCCTCACGGTTAACTTGACAGACGCTGAAAATGGAGAGCTCAATCCGCTGGGGGTGAATTGCCTGCGGACCATGCCCGGCGCGGGTCGCGTCATCTGGGGCTCACGCACACGTGTGGGCGACGACCGCCTGGCGAGCGAGTGGAAGTACATCCCCATCCGCCGGACGACGTTGTTTATCGAGGAGAGCCTGTACCGTGGCACGCAGTGGGTCGTATTTGAACCGAACGACGAACCGCTGTGGGCCCAAATCCGCCTGAACGTCGGCGCGTTCATGCACCGGCTCTTCCGGCAGGGCGCGTTTCAAGGACGCACGCCGCGCGAGGCGTACTTCGTCAAGTGCGACAACGAGACGAATCCGCAGACCGATATCAACCTCGGGATCGTCAACATCCACGTCGGCTTCGCGCCGCTCAGGCCGGCCGAGTTCGTGATCATCAAGATTCAGCAAATGGCCGGACAAATCGAGACCGGCTAG
- a CDS encoding DUF2252 domain-containing protein, which translates to MARTRTEKKLAGKALRTQVPRASHGAWNPGGDGRDPLEIIERSNEGRLRRLAPLRYGRMLRSPFAFLRGSPALMAYDLVQTPVTRKQVQTCGDCHLLNFGLFGTPERNLIFDINDFDETLQGAWEWDLKRLAASVVVAGRSAGVSEPGSRDAALACCRSYRQHLAEYAELSPLEIWYACVRAEDLIGIAPNAQSRKRREHVAAKARRRISDRLFPKITRAAGQGYRFVERPPVKTRVTDERLLELARQGFADYRTSLAEERRCLFDRYQLHDLAWRVVGIGSVGTRCLVALFLCDDRSPLLLQVKEARPSVFEAYTGQGPFENHGQRVVVGQRLTQSASDLFLGWARVAGHDFYVRQLRDMKYSLPVESFNAVDLEHYAQACGWTLARAHATSGDPAIISGYLGNGDNCDRAMTEFAQRYADQVERDHEALTAAHAAGHIEAIIEADD; encoded by the coding sequence TTGGCACGAACTCGCACTGAGAAAAAACTAGCGGGCAAAGCGCTGCGCACGCAGGTTCCCCGCGCGTCACATGGCGCTTGGAACCCGGGTGGCGACGGTCGTGATCCGCTTGAGATCATCGAGCGTTCGAACGAGGGTCGGCTGCGCAGGTTGGCGCCTTTGCGCTACGGCCGGATGCTCCGCAGCCCGTTTGCCTTCCTGCGTGGCTCACCGGCGCTCATGGCTTACGACCTGGTGCAAACGCCGGTGACGCGCAAGCAGGTGCAAACTTGCGGCGATTGCCATCTCCTGAATTTCGGTCTATTTGGCACGCCGGAACGAAACCTGATCTTCGACATCAACGACTTCGACGAAACGCTGCAGGGCGCCTGGGAATGGGATCTCAAGCGGCTGGCCGCGAGCGTGGTTGTGGCGGGTCGATCGGCGGGAGTTTCCGAACCAGGATCGCGCGACGCGGCGCTGGCTTGCTGTCGATCGTATCGGCAGCACCTGGCCGAATATGCCGAGCTGAGCCCGCTCGAAATCTGGTATGCCTGCGTTCGCGCGGAAGACTTGATTGGCATCGCGCCCAATGCACAATCGCGCAAGCGGCGCGAGCACGTCGCCGCCAAGGCGCGGCGCCGGATCAGCGACCGTCTGTTTCCCAAGATTACCCGCGCCGCAGGGCAGGGCTATCGATTCGTCGAGCGCCCGCCGGTCAAGACGCGCGTGACCGACGAGCGGCTGCTCGAATTGGCGCGCCAGGGGTTTGCCGATTATCGCACGTCGCTGGCCGAAGAGCGGCGATGCTTGTTCGACCGTTACCAGTTGCACGACCTGGCCTGGCGCGTCGTGGGCATCGGCAGCGTCGGCACGCGCTGCCTTGTGGCGCTGTTCCTCTGCGACGATCGCAGCCCGCTGCTGTTGCAGGTGAAGGAAGCTCGCCCCTCGGTGTTCGAGGCGTACACCGGCCAGGGCCCGTTCGAAAACCATGGACAGCGCGTCGTCGTCGGTCAGCGGTTGACGCAATCCGCCAGCGATCTGTTTCTCGGTTGGGCACGCGTAGCGGGTCACGACTTCTACGTCCGCCAACTACGCGACATGAAATACTCCTTGCCTGTCGAATCGTTCAATGCCGTCGATTTGGAACACTACGCCCAAGCCTGTGGATGGACCTTGGCACGGGCCCATGCCACTTCGGGCGATCCGGCGATCATCAGTGGATATCTGGGAAACGGCGACAACTGCGACCGAGCGATGACCGAATTCGCCCAGCGTTATGCCGACCAGGTCGAGCGCGACCACGAAGCCCTGACGGCGGCCCATGCCGCGGGGCACATCGAGGCGATCATCGAAGCAGACGATTAG
- a CDS encoding DEAD/DEAH box helicase produces MRFTELGLAEPILRAIVAADYHTPTPVQAEAIPHVLAGRDLLACAQTGTGKTAAFALPILHRLREDDSSQPRRRRPIRALVLSPTRELAIQIRESFRTYGESTQLRAAVVVGGVSQHDQVRELRAGIDILVATPGRLLDLIGQGHIQLNAVETVVLDEADHMLDLGFIPDVRRVMAQLPRERQTLLFSATMPDDIRGLADSVLRDPARVTVAPVRATAELIQQTVYNVERGQKVKLLVHLLKSSSVTRALVFTRTKRRADQVARQLQQANQPALAIHGNKSQGARQQALARFKSQRPPILVATDIAARGIDVDAVSHVFNFDLPESPETYVHRVGRTGRAGSPGIAVSLCDPEERNSLKSIERLLRRSLPRETSALGATAPANDASPNQAAAPRHRPPARKPTEHRQHTHTSGRPHNQVAANKTGRKRRRRRPALAR; encoded by the coding sequence TTGAGATTCACAGAACTGGGGCTCGCCGAGCCCATCCTCCGCGCCATCGTGGCCGCGGATTACCACACGCCGACGCCCGTCCAGGCCGAGGCGATTCCCCACGTGCTCGCCGGTCGCGACCTGTTGGCCTGCGCGCAAACCGGCACCGGCAAGACGGCCGCGTTCGCCTTGCCGATCCTGCACCGGCTGCGCGAGGACGACTCCTCGCAACCGCGGCGCCGACGGCCGATCCGTGCGCTGGTCTTGTCGCCGACCCGCGAGTTGGCGATTCAGATTCGCGAGAGCTTTCGAACCTACGGTGAGTCGACGCAACTTCGCGCCGCCGTGGTGGTCGGTGGCGTCTCGCAGCACGACCAGGTCCGCGAACTGCGCGCGGGCATCGACATCCTCGTCGCCACGCCCGGTCGATTGCTCGATCTTATCGGGCAAGGACACATCCAATTGAACGCCGTCGAGACGGTCGTGCTCGACGAAGCTGATCACATGCTCGACCTGGGGTTCATTCCCGACGTTCGTCGCGTGATGGCCCAATTGCCTCGCGAGCGACAGACGCTGCTGTTCTCGGCGACCATGCCCGACGACATCCGCGGGCTGGCCGACTCCGTCCTGCGCGATCCGGCCCGCGTGACCGTCGCGCCGGTCCGCGCCACGGCCGAGTTGATTCAGCAAACGGTGTACAACGTCGAGCGCGGGCAGAAAGTCAAGCTGCTCGTTCACTTGTTGAAGTCGTCGTCCGTTACCCGGGCCTTGGTCTTCACGCGCACCAAGCGTCGTGCCGATCAAGTGGCCCGTCAGCTGCAGCAGGCGAACCAGCCCGCCCTGGCGATTCACGGCAATAAATCTCAGGGCGCACGGCAACAGGCGCTGGCTCGATTCAAGTCGCAGCGACCGCCGATTCTCGTGGCAACCGATATTGCCGCCCGAGGTATCGACGTCGACGCGGTCTCGCACGTATTCAACTTCGATCTGCCGGAATCGCCCGAGACCTATGTTCATCGCGTCGGCCGCACCGGCCGGGCGGGCTCTCCCGGCATCGCCGTCTCGCTCTGCGATCCCGAGGAGCGCAATTCGCTCAAGTCGATCGAACGACTGTTGCGCCGCAGCTTGCCGCGCGAAACAAGCGCCCTCGGAGCGACGGCGCCCGCTAACGATGCTTCGCCGAACCAAGCTGCCGCGCCGCGGCACCGGCCCCCGGCCCGGAAACCCACCGAACACCGGCAGCACACTCACACCTCGGGCCGGCCGCACAATCAAGTTGCGGCAAACAAAACGGGCCGCAAGCGCCGCCGCAGACGACCCGCGCTGGCGCGGTAG
- a CDS encoding glucosidase: MTAEQTRLDEARAKQVPWKKWGPYLSERQWGTVREDYSDNGDAWNYFTHDQARSRAYRWGEDGLAGVSDDRQQLCLALALWNGRDPILKERLFGLANSEGNHGEDVKEYYFYLDSTPTHSYMKFLYKYPQREFPYAELVETNRTRRRDEFEYELLDTGVFTDDRYFDVFVEYAKQGPEDLLMQITVCNRGPEAAELHVLPTLWFRNEWSWSAGANRPRLQRAGQAIQATHPILGDRYLACDGTPELLFTENETNTQRIFGVANRSPYVKDGINNYLVHGQGDAINRQQHGTKAAAHYHLTVAPGESQTLRLRLSPVAAESNGDFHDFDAVLRLRREEANEFYGAIIPPSFTADQANVVRQALAGMLWSKQFYHYDVDKWLEERGSDPFKQIRKVAPRNDNWHHMYNGDVISMPDKWEYPWYAAWDLAFHVIALTLVDPDFGKDQLKLMVRERYIHPNGQIPAYEWNFGDVNPPVHAWSTIFTYVMDQAARGTPDNEWLKSVFHKLLLNFTWWVNRKDRSGRNVFEGGFLGLDNIGVFDRSAPLPTGGHLEQADGTAWMCLFCENMLQIASTLAMTDPDYADMALKFVQHFLWIASSMSNVGGSTGMWDEEDGFFYDVLRLPDGHAERLKVRSMVGLLPLCAATTFDGQLLQKYPELEERLRLFLEARPEIRSAIHDPGQQGVAGRRLASILDETRLRRVLSKMLDEREFLSPFGLRSLSRYHAERPYVFCAGGQEYRVEYLPAESDSGMFGGNSNWRGPIWMPVNGLVVRALLQYYSYYGDDFQVECPTGSGRMMNLYQVAEEISRRLANIFLKGPDGRRPVYGDSAKFQDDPHWRDLVLFYEYFHGDNGAGLGASHQTGWTGIVARLMHLFATSTSEQVLQSGAKGLGTIPRDSYGDVAMAAR; the protein is encoded by the coding sequence ATGACGGCCGAGCAGACTCGGTTGGACGAGGCCCGCGCAAAGCAGGTGCCCTGGAAAAAGTGGGGCCCTTATCTCAGCGAGCGGCAATGGGGCACCGTGCGCGAGGATTACAGCGACAACGGCGACGCCTGGAACTACTTCACGCACGATCAGGCCCGATCGCGGGCCTATCGCTGGGGTGAAGACGGGCTGGCCGGAGTCTCCGACGACCGCCAGCAATTGTGCCTCGCGCTGGCCTTGTGGAATGGCCGCGACCCGATCCTCAAGGAGCGGTTGTTCGGCCTGGCCAACAGCGAGGGCAACCACGGCGAAGACGTCAAGGAGTACTACTTCTATCTGGACAGCACGCCGACCCACTCGTACATGAAGTTTCTGTACAAGTATCCGCAACGGGAATTCCCCTATGCGGAGCTGGTCGAAACCAACCGTACGCGCCGCCGCGACGAGTTCGAATACGAATTGCTCGACACGGGCGTGTTCACCGACGATCGCTACTTCGACGTGTTCGTCGAATATGCCAAGCAGGGCCCCGAAGACCTGTTGATGCAGATCACCGTCTGCAATCGCGGTCCTGAGGCGGCCGAGCTGCACGTGTTGCCGACGCTCTGGTTCCGCAACGAATGGTCCTGGTCGGCCGGCGCAAATCGTCCGCGCCTGCAGCGCGCCGGGCAGGCCATTCAGGCCACGCATCCGATTCTGGGCGATCGTTATCTGGCCTGCGACGGTACGCCAGAGTTGCTGTTTACCGAGAACGAAACCAACACGCAGCGGATCTTTGGCGTCGCCAACCGCAGCCCGTACGTCAAGGACGGGATCAACAACTACCTGGTGCACGGGCAAGGCGACGCCATCAACCGCCAACAGCACGGGACGAAAGCCGCGGCTCACTACCACCTGACGGTCGCTCCGGGCGAAAGCCAGACTTTGCGCTTGCGGTTGTCGCCCGTCGCGGCGGAATCGAACGGCGATTTCCACGATTTCGACGCGGTGCTCCGGCTCCGGCGCGAAGAGGCCAACGAGTTTTACGGTGCGATCATTCCGCCATCGTTCACCGCGGACCAGGCGAACGTCGTCCGCCAGGCGCTGGCCGGCATGCTCTGGAGCAAGCAGTTCTATCACTACGACGTCGACAAGTGGCTCGAAGAGCGCGGCAGCGATCCGTTCAAGCAGATCCGCAAAGTGGCCCCGCGCAACGACAACTGGCATCACATGTACAACGGCGACGTCATCTCGATGCCCGACAAGTGGGAATACCCTTGGTATGCCGCTTGGGACCTGGCGTTTCATGTGATTGCGTTGACGCTGGTCGATCCGGATTTCGGCAAGGACCAGTTGAAGCTGATGGTCCGCGAGCGGTACATCCACCCCAACGGCCAGATTCCGGCCTACGAGTGGAATTTCGGCGACGTCAATCCGCCCGTTCACGCCTGGTCGACGATCTTCACCTATGTGATGGATCAGGCGGCGCGCGGAACGCCCGACAACGAGTGGCTCAAGAGCGTGTTTCACAAGCTGCTGTTGAATTTCACCTGGTGGGTCAATCGCAAAGACCGCTCGGGGCGCAACGTGTTCGAAGGCGGGTTCCTGGGTCTCGACAACATCGGCGTCTTCGATCGCAGCGCGCCCTTGCCGACCGGCGGTCATCTGGAGCAGGCCGATGGCACGGCCTGGATGTGCTTGTTCTGCGAGAACATGCTCCAGATCGCCAGCACCCTCGCGATGACCGACCCGGACTATGCCGACATGGCCCTCAAGTTCGTCCAACATTTTCTCTGGATCGCCTCGTCGATGTCGAACGTCGGCGGCTCGACCGGCATGTGGGACGAGGAAGACGGGTTCTTCTACGACGTGCTCCGCCTGCCCGACGGACATGCCGAGCGGCTCAAGGTGCGTTCGATGGTCGGGCTGCTCCCCTTGTGCGCCGCGACGACGTTCGACGGCCAACTGCTGCAGAAATACCCCGAGCTCGAGGAGCGGCTGCGGCTGTTTCTCGAAGCCCGACCGGAAATCCGCAGCGCGATTCATGATCCTGGCCAGCAAGGCGTGGCCGGTCGCCGGCTGGCGTCGATTCTCGACGAAACGCGCCTGCGCCGCGTGCTCAGCAAGATGCTCGACGAACGGGAATTCCTCAGCCCGTTTGGCCTGCGCTCGTTGTCGCGCTACCACGCCGAGCGTCCGTACGTGTTTTGCGCCGGTGGCCAGGAGTACCGCGTCGAGTATCTCCCGGCCGAGTCGGACTCGGGCATGTTCGGCGGCAACTCGAACTGGCGCGGTCCCATCTGGATGCCGGTCAACGGGCTCGTGGTTCGGGCCCTGCTGCAATACTACAGCTATTACGGTGACGACTTTCAGGTGGAATGTCCGACCGGCTCGGGCCGGATGATGAATCTCTACCAGGTGGCCGAAGAGATCTCGCGCCGACTGGCGAACATTTTCCTCAAAGGCCCCGACGGGCGGCGCCCGGTCTATGGCGACTCCGCGAAGTTCCAGGACGATCCTCATTGGCGCGACCTCGTCCTGTTCTACGAGTATTTCCACGGCGACAATGGAGCCGGCCTGGGCGCGAGTCATCAGACCGGCTGGACGGGCATCGTGGCCCGGTTGATGCACCTGTTTGCGACGAGCACTTCCGAACAGGTGTTGCAGTCGGGCGCCAAAGGCCTCGGCACGATCCCGCGTGATTCGTACGGCGACGTCGCCATGGCGGCCCGCTGA
- a CDS encoding thioredoxin family protein, which produces MNRGRSWMRPWGGLALGLLPLLAGGCPCRTSQAQGLAPDAPRLAPDAPRLAPDAPRVGRQIAAFELGDVHGRPRSLADFRDAKLVVVAFLGTECPLVTLYTPRLNELAESYAGRGVQFVGINSNQQDSLTELADFAHKYNVAFPLLKDPGNRVADVFGAVRTPEVFVLDGDRVVRYWGRIDDQYVIGAKKQQAEHADLKDALEQLLSGREVAVPTTKALGCLIGRVKRPDPAGEITYANQVSRLLQKRCVECHHDGQIAPFALTSYDEVLGWAEMIQEVVHERRMPPWLAAPGHGQFKNDPSLSTEEVALIDRWVAGGCPQGDEAELPAPAAFEAGWGISKPDEIFYMSDTPFQVPAEGVVDYQLYDVDPGFTEDKWIREAEVKCSAAAVVHHVIVFIGGAGGGRFGAPQMAYAPGMTPRRFDQGMAIRAPAGCRLTFQVHYTPNGTAQADRSYVGFVYADPSEVTHEVEGGACGDMAFRIPPGDDNYRVVADRKFLKDTVLLGMNPHMHVRGKAFRYELLSPDGQREILLDVPRYDFNWQLWYNLEQPRLIPKGSKMICTAYFDNSEHNPANPDPNQTVTWGEQTWDEMMFGFFSTIRPLRDKTTAVARPVEALRPGVILPARREVAGIAPLRKLAPR; this is translated from the coding sequence ATGAATCGTGGTCGCTCGTGGATGCGCCCTTGGGGTGGTCTGGCTCTCGGCTTGCTCCCGCTCTTGGCCGGCGGCTGCCCCTGTCGTACGTCGCAGGCACAGGGCCTTGCGCCGGACGCACCGCGCCTCGCGCCGGACGCACCGCGCCTCGCGCCGGACGCCCCGCGCGTCGGCCGGCAGATTGCCGCGTTTGAGCTGGGCGACGTTCACGGACGTCCGCGCTCGTTGGCCGACTTCCGCGACGCCAAGCTCGTGGTCGTCGCGTTCTTGGGTACCGAATGCCCCTTGGTCACGCTCTATACCCCGCGGCTGAACGAGCTGGCCGAGAGCTATGCCGGCCGCGGCGTACAGTTCGTCGGCATCAATTCCAACCAGCAGGATTCGCTCACGGAGCTGGCCGACTTTGCGCACAAATACAACGTCGCGTTTCCGCTGCTCAAGGACCCGGGCAACCGCGTTGCCGACGTGTTTGGCGCCGTCCGCACGCCCGAGGTGTTTGTGCTCGATGGCGACCGCGTCGTCCGCTATTGGGGGCGCATCGACGATCAATACGTGATCGGCGCGAAGAAGCAGCAAGCCGAGCATGCCGACCTGAAGGACGCGCTCGAGCAGCTCCTCTCCGGCCGGGAAGTGGCCGTGCCCACGACCAAGGCGCTGGGTTGCCTGATCGGCCGCGTCAAGCGTCCCGACCCGGCGGGCGAGATCACGTATGCCAATCAGGTTTCACGGTTGCTGCAAAAGCGCTGCGTCGAATGCCACCACGACGGCCAGATCGCGCCGTTTGCATTGACCAGCTACGACGAGGTGCTCGGCTGGGCCGAGATGATTCAAGAGGTCGTGCACGAACGGCGCATGCCGCCGTGGCTGGCCGCACCGGGACACGGCCAGTTCAAGAACGACCCGTCGCTGTCGACCGAAGAAGTTGCCCTGATCGACCGCTGGGTGGCGGGAGGGTGTCCCCAGGGGGATGAGGCCGAGCTGCCGGCGCCGGCTGCTTTTGAAGCCGGTTGGGGCATCTCGAAGCCCGACGAGATTTTCTACATGAGCGACACCCCGTTTCAGGTTCCCGCCGAGGGTGTCGTCGATTATCAACTCTACGACGTCGATCCTGGGTTTACGGAGGACAAGTGGATTCGCGAGGCCGAGGTCAAATGCTCGGCGGCGGCCGTCGTGCATCACGTGATCGTGTTTATCGGTGGCGCGGGAGGCGGCCGCTTCGGCGCGCCTCAAATGGCCTACGCGCCCGGCATGACCCCGCGTCGCTTTGATCAGGGGATGGCGATTCGCGCCCCGGCGGGTTGCCGACTCACGTTTCAGGTGCACTACACGCCCAATGGCACGGCTCAGGCCGACCGCAGCTATGTGGGGTTCGTTTATGCCGATCCGAGCGAAGTGACCCACGAAGTGGAAGGCGGCGCTTGCGGCGACATGGCCTTCCGTATTCCGCCGGGCGACGACAACTACCGAGTGGTCGCCGACCGCAAGTTTCTCAAAGACACCGTGCTCTTGGGGATGAATCCGCATATGCACGTGCGCGGCAAGGCGTTCCGCTATGAGTTGCTGTCGCCCGATGGCCAGCGCGAAATCTTGCTCGACGTCCCGCGCTACGACTTCAACTGGCAGCTCTGGTACAACCTCGAGCAGCCGCGCCTGATCCCCAAGGGGAGCAAGATGATCTGCACGGCGTACTTCGATAACTCCGAACACAATCCGGCGAATCCCGATCCGAATCAGACCGTTACCTGGGGCGAACAGACCTGGGACGAGATGATGTTCGGCTTCTTTTCGACGATCCGTCCGCTTCGGGACAAAACGACCGCCGTCGCGCGGCCCGTCGAGGCGTTGCGCCCGGGAGTGATTCTGCCGGCGCGGCGCGAAGTGGCCGGCATCGCTCCCCTGCGCAAGCTGGCGCCGCGCTAA
- a CDS encoding tetratricopeptide repeat protein → MNRRRGWVLGWCFAATLLPAAASAQQEWVGRAVMAKRGFKVKLGTQEVTGQWFPATVLKVQGDWLSLGRGWMHVSYALSLDEALKYFTGEIQRAPDAWTYTCRGLAWYEKRQLDNALKDYSEAIRRDPKYAFAYNNRGVVWEAKGALDNALVDYSEAIRLDPQNPFAFNNRGVVREAKRDYARALRDYSDAIRLDPQYATPFNHRAWLQATCPEDAIRNGKEALADATKACELTGWKNADRIDTLAAAYAEAGDFANAVKWEEKALELVADETLKPELKARLALYREGQPFRDRRK, encoded by the coding sequence ATGAATCGTAGACGGGGTTGGGTGCTCGGTTGGTGCTTCGCGGCGACCTTGCTACCGGCCGCGGCCAGCGCGCAGCAGGAGTGGGTGGGCCGCGCGGTCATGGCCAAACGCGGATTCAAGGTCAAGTTGGGCACGCAAGAAGTGACCGGTCAGTGGTTCCCGGCCACGGTCCTCAAGGTGCAGGGTGATTGGCTCAGCCTGGGTCGCGGTTGGATGCACGTCAGCTACGCGCTGTCGCTCGACGAAGCGCTCAAGTATTTCACAGGCGAGATTCAACGCGCGCCCGATGCCTGGACGTATACATGCCGGGGCCTCGCCTGGTACGAGAAACGCCAGCTCGACAACGCGCTCAAGGATTACTCCGAGGCGATTCGACGCGACCCGAAATATGCCTTTGCCTACAACAATCGCGGGGTCGTTTGGGAAGCGAAGGGCGCGCTGGACAACGCGCTCGTGGACTACAGCGAGGCCATTCGCCTCGATCCCCAGAATCCGTTTGCCTTCAACAACCGCGGCGTGGTGCGGGAAGCCAAACGGGACTATGCTCGCGCGCTGCGCGACTACAGCGATGCGATCCGGCTCGATCCGCAATACGCGACGCCGTTCAATCACCGCGCATGGCTGCAGGCCACTTGCCCCGAGGATGCGATCCGCAACGGCAAGGAAGCCCTGGCCGACGCGACGAAGGCCTGCGAGCTGACCGGCTGGAAGAATGCCGACCGGATCGACACCCTGGCCGCGGCCTATGCCGAGGCGGGCGATTTTGCGAATGCCGTGAAGTGGGAGGAAAAAGCGCTCGAGCTGGTCGCCGATGAAACGCTCAAGCCTGAGCTGAAGGCGCGGCTGGCTCTGTACCGCGAAGGCCAACCCTTTCGCGACCGGCGCAAGTAG